The genomic region CACCGGCGGCACTTACCTGGCGGCGTTGCTGACCGCGGTGGCCGCCTATTTTCTGATCAATTGGCTCGGGACGCCCTTCGCGGGCTACGACAAGCTCGGCCCCTTCTGGGCGACCCTGGCCGGCATCGGCACCGGCGTTCTGATCGGCCTGACCAGTGAGTACTACACATCCTCGAAGTACAAACCGGTGAAAAGGCTGGCCGAGGCCAGCGACACCAACGCGGCGGTCACCGTCACCGAGGGGCTGGCCGTGGGCATGGAATCGCTCGGCATCCCGGTCATCATCCTCGCCGCTTCGGTCATCCTCTCCTACCACGTGGCCGGGATGTACGGCGTGGCCATGGCAGCGGTGGGGATGCTGGCCACCACGGGGATGGTAGTCAGCGTGGACTCCTACGGTCCCATCGCCGACAACGCCGGCGGCATCGCCCAGATGGCGGGGCTGGACCCCAAGGTGCGCAAGATAACCGACCACCTCGACGCCGTGGGCAATACGACGGCGGCAATCGGCAAAGGGTTCGCCATCGGCAGCGCCGCACTCGCGGCCCTGGGGCTCCTGACCGCCTACCTCTCCATCATCGGCACCACCGTGGAGGCAACCCTGACCAACCCCAGGGTGCTGGCCGGCCTCATCTTCGGCGGCATGCTCCCCTTCTTCTTCTCCAGCCAGCTCTTCCGCGCCGGTGTCCGGGCGGCCGAATGATTGTGCCCGGCCTCTCGGCCGTCGCCGTGCCGGTCCTGGTCGGATTCCTCCTGGGACCCTTGGCCCTGGCCGGGGTGCTGGTCGGCTCCATCGTCACCGGCGTGATGGTGGGCGTTTTCACCGCCAACTCCGGCGGCGCCCTGGACAACGCCAAGAAGTACATCGAAGAGGGCAATTTCGGGGGCAAGGGCTCCCGGGCGCACAAGGCGGCCGTGATAGGCGACACCGTGGGGGACCCCCTGAAAGACACGGTGGGGCCTTCCATCAACATCCTCATCAAGCTCATGGCCGTCGTCAGCCTGGTCATCGCCCCCATTCTGCCCGCCGTAACCGGTTAGGGGTTGCGCGGAAGGGCGCATATATTGTAAAGTAGCGCCTCCGAAGTTGAAACCGCACGAGGGAAAATATAAGACAAGGGGTTTCGCCGGAGGCGTAGCTCGCTCCGCTCGGTTAAACCACTTGCCTCCTGGGGGAAAATGCGCGACTACGAGACCACCATCCTTCTTACAGCCGATATCGAAGCCGACCGCCTGGAGGCCAAGCTGGATAGCTTCCGCCAGCTCTTCGGGGAGGGCATCGAGATAAAGGACCAGGGCGTGCAGAGGCTGGCGTACGTGATAAAACGGCGCACGCAGGCCCGCTACCTGATGATTTTCCACAAGAACGAGCCCGATCGGGTCGCCGACATCGAGGCCAAGCTGCGACTGGACGAAGCCGTCATCCGCTTCATGACCTGCCGGGGCGAGTAGGCGAACCGAGCGAAGCGAGCTACGCCATCGGCGAACCGAGCTATGCCCTTGGCAAAAGGGAGGGGCGACCATGGCGAATTACAACAGGGTCATCCTCGCGGGGAACATCACCCGCGACCCGGAGCTGCGCTATATAGCCAGCGGGCAGGCGGTGGCCACGGTGGGGCTCGCCGTCAATCGCAAGTTCAAAACCAAAGAGGGGGAGCAGCGGGAGGACACCACCTTCGTGGACTGCACCGCCTGGGCGCGACAGGCCGAGGTTATCTGTGAATATGTAAAGAAAGGCGACCCGATCCTCATCGAGGGGCGGTTGCGGTACCACACCTGGGATGACAAGGAAACGGGCGCCAAACGGTCCAAGCTCGAAGTCGTAATCGAAAATTTCCAGTTCCTAAGCCGTGGTCCGGGGGGGCGGAAGCCCGATGCCGCCGAGGACTCTGCGCCAAAGGGCGACGAGATGGAGCCGCTCTCCGACGACGACATCCCTTTCTAGGACGAGGTTAGAACGTGGGCAAGAAGAAGATGAAAAGACGCGTCCTGCGCAAGCGGACCTGCCGGTTTTGCAAGGACGGGGTCAAGGACATTGATTACAAGGACCTGGAGCTCATCCGCCGCTACGTCACCGAGCGGGGCAAAATCCGCGCCCGCCGGACGACCGGGAGCTGCGCCAAGCACCAGCGTCAACTGTGCGCCGCCGTCAAGCGCGCGCGCATCTTGGGCCAGATTCCATTCCGCCTCGAGTACCACCGACATTAACCCGTCGGTCGCAAACGGCCGGCGTTGTTCAGGTCGAACCGGGTGAATTTATGGAAGTGATTCTCCGTCAGGACGTGCCGAATCTCGGGAAGCGGGGCGACGTGGTCCGTGTCAAGAACGGCTACGCCCGTAACTTCCTGATTCCCAGGCAGTTCGCGATGAAGGTGACCTCCGGCACGCGCAAGCAGATCGAGATCGAGCGCGCGGCCCACAACCGCAAGCTGGACCAGATGCGCGGACAGCACGAGGAGCTCGTCGGCCGGATCGAGTCGTTGAGCTTCACCGTGGCCGGCAAAGCCAGCGACGCCGGACGGCTCTACGGCTCGGTGGGCGAGAACGAGGTCGTGAAGCTCCTGGCCGCCCGTGGTATCGAGATCGGCCATCACCAGGTTATTCTCGAGGACCACATCAAGCAGGTCGGCCTCTACCACATCCCCATCCGCTTCCAGCAGGACCTGATGGCCCAGGCCAACGTTTGGGTCGTGGCCGAGGGCGACGAGCACGGGGCCGGTCTGCCCGAGGACGTGCCCGAGCCGCTCCTCTACATCGGCGGGCACCAGAGCCTGGAAGAGGCCCGGGCCCACGCCGAGGAGATACTCGTCGAGGAGGAACCGGCCGAGACGGAGGAACAATCTGAGGATTCCTTCGAGGTCGAGGACGAAGAGGCCGGCGAAGAGGACGAGGACGAACCGTCCTCGTGATTCCCTGGAAAAAAGCGACCCCGCCCGAGGGCGGGGTTTTTTTATTTCGGGCCGGTCGTCACACCTACGACTGTTCGGTCCCGTCTCGATGCGGGATTTTTTTTAGCGCGGGGCAGGTCTGGCCGCAGGGCGTTTCACGTAAAGCGGCCGGATGCGCGCCGCCTCGTCCGTCTCACCCCGGATGAGGCGCTCCCAGGCTAAGACTCCCAGGTGCACCGGGGACACCCAGTCGGGCTCCCGGATGATCCGGTTCGGGGAAATTCCCGCAACCTCGAGGTCCGCGCCGATGTACGCTCCGGCCGGGTAGCGGCGCTTAAGCCCGCACGCGGCGACCAGCCCGCACCCTCCGAGCGGCTCCCCGTTCCGGAAGAGCTGCGCGTAATAGAGCCCAGCCCCCGCCGGGAGGGTGGCGCAGACGGTCTCTCCCTCCCGCAACTCCCCCTTCGCCCCCCGCGCGATGCAGTCCAGGCTGCCTACCCCGATGAGCTTCAATCCAAGCGATTCCACTAAACCCAGGGCGGTGGCCAGCCCCACCCGGATGCCGGTGAAGGAGCCGGGTCCCAGGGCCACGGCGACGGCGGTCAAATTCTTCCAGGTCAATCCGGTTTCTTCCAGGCAGTCCCGCGCCGCTGAAAGGAGCCTCGCCCCGCCGGTCTCGGTCGGCGCAATCTCCCGCCGGGCGACGGGTTCGCCATTCTCGAAGAGGGCGGCGCCGCCGCGGCGGGTGGCCGTGGCAAGGGTGATCAGACGCTCCAACCTTCCACTCCCGCCAAGAGGTGCAGGTGCCCCGCGTCCAGGGTCGTGAGGACCGCTCTGCGCCCCGTCCCCTCGAAGTCGAGCGAAATGTGCAGTCCCTCGACGTCCGAGTGACCGTGCCCGAAGGGAAAATGGGGCGAAGCGAGTAATGCCCCGGCAAACCGAGCGGAGCGAGCTACGCCTCCGGCGAAACCGCGTTCGGCCCACTCCACCGCCAGCACCCCCTCCGGTCCCGGCAGCTCGTCCAGGCCCAGCTCCGCCGCCGGGTCCCCCCCGGCCTCGAACCGATACAGGTCTGCGTGGTAGAGGGTCAATCGTCCGTGGTACTCACGCAGAAGCTGGAAGGTGGGGCTCCTCACCCCCCGCTTTATCCCCAGACCCCGCGCTACTCCGCGGATGAGGGTCGTCTTCCCCGCGCCCAGCTTCCCGGTCAATAGGAGCGTCTCGCCGCCGCGACAGGACCGTCCGATCCGCTCGCCCAGGGCAATCGTGGAATA from bacterium harbors:
- the rpsF gene encoding 30S ribosomal protein S6 gives rise to the protein MRDYETTILLTADIEADRLEAKLDSFRQLFGEGIEIKDQGVQRLAYVIKRRTQARYLMIFHKNEPDRVADIEAKLRLDEAVIRFMTCRGE
- the ssb gene encoding single-stranded DNA-binding protein, with protein sequence MANYNRVILAGNITRDPELRYIASGQAVATVGLAVNRKFKTKEGEQREDTTFVDCTAWARQAEVICEYVKKGDPILIEGRLRYHTWDDKETGAKRSKLEVVIENFQFLSRGPGGRKPDAAEDSAPKGDEMEPLSDDDIPF
- the rpsR gene encoding 30S ribosomal protein S18, with amino-acid sequence MKRRVLRKRTCRFCKDGVKDIDYKDLELIRRYVTERGKIRARRTTGSCAKHQRQLCAAVKRARILGQIPFRLEYHRH
- the rplI gene encoding 50S ribosomal protein L9; translated protein: MEVILRQDVPNLGKRGDVVRVKNGYARNFLIPRQFAMKVTSGTRKQIEIERAAHNRKLDQMRGQHEELVGRIESLSFTVAGKASDAGRLYGSVGENEVVKLLAARGIEIGHHQVILEDHIKQVGLYHIPIRFQQDLMAQANVWVVAEGDEHGAGLPEDVPEPLLYIGGHQSLEEARAHAEEILVEEEPAETEEQSEDSFEVEDEEAGEEDEDEPSS
- the tsaB gene encoding tRNA (adenosine(37)-N6)-threonylcarbamoyltransferase complex dimerization subunit type 1 TsaB, with product MERLITLATATRRGGAALFENGEPVARREIAPTETGGARLLSAARDCLEETGLTWKNLTAVAVALGPGSFTGIRVGLATALGLVESLGLKLIGVGSLDCIARGAKGELREGETVCATLPAGAGLYYAQLFRNGEPLGGCGLVAACGLKRRYPAGAYIGADLEVAGISPNRIIREPDWVSPVHLGVLAWERLIRGETDEAARIRPLYVKRPAARPAPR
- the tsaE gene encoding tRNA (adenosine(37)-N6)-threonylcarbamoyltransferase complex ATPase subunit type 1 TsaE; the protein is MENRITLPDEYSTIALGERIGRSCRGGETLLLTGKLGAGKTTLIRGVARGLGIKRGVRSPTFQLLREYHGRLTLYHADLYRFEAGGDPAAELGLDELPGPEGVLAVEWAERGFAGGVARSARFAGALLASPHFPFGHGHSDVEGLHISLDFEGTGRRAVLTTLDAGHLHLLAGVEGWSV